The following DNA comes from Miscanthus floridulus cultivar M001 chromosome 5, ASM1932011v1, whole genome shotgun sequence.
ataggggaaccgatcgtacggtgttCGTGGTGCGGTCAATACGGTGAGCGCTTCCAACGTGCCTGGACTCTACTACTGGTCGGAGGTGGAGCGGAGCACATGTGCACCGTGCACGCATGATGGGCAGTCAGACACGCATCCCATTCGTAGTCGTGGGTCGGTCACTCGGGGTCGGGGGACTGGCGGCTGCCACTGGTCGGCGAACGCGCTCGCGCTCCACCCACACACGGGACGGGATGCGCGAGCCCCGCAAACCCCAGCCCCTCCAGAAAACGCGGAAAAACACGCGAAACAACCGAGGAAAACCGAGAGAAAAAAGCTCGCCCCGGCACGGCAAATACCTCCCCTGCTCTGCTACTCTGCTCcctcctcggcctcctcggctCCACTCCTCTCCGTCTCCCCGCTCCCCACCGCTCCCGCGTCCCCCGTTCCTATCCCGTCGCGACAAAGCCAAACACCTAGTAGGCAGCAAAGCGACGCGTGTCCGTTCCGCTCCCCCGTCccgcgatggccacggcggccgTGGCgaggcaccaccatcaccaccaccagcaccgccAGCAGCGGGGCGCGCAGCGGTGGCAAGGGCGGCGCGTCGGGAGCGGGATacggtgctcgtcgccggcgcagGAGTTCGCGTCGCTGGCCGCGGTGTTCCGGCGGAGGCTGGTGGTGGGGGCCAccacggcggcggccgcggcggtgggggcCAACTTCGGCGGTGTCACCAGCTTCCTGCTAAGCCTGTCGCCGGAGCTCGGCCGCTCGCTCCGCCTCGACGTGCTCTACCCCGTTGGCGGCTTCACGCGCTGCCTCGACTCCGACAATGGGTTCGGTAAGCACCCACCGCCGCCTCTCTTCCTCCACATCTTGTTCAGCCCTCTCCAACCGGCATTCGCATGTGCTGGTACTATACATGGCTTCATTTTGGAAGAAGAGTACCTTGAAATTGAATCCGAGGGGTGATTAATTGCTCGCAATCGTTTTGCTTTTGCCGTTCCATCTTTGCTAATTGACTTTTTGCCTAGTGCTATTGGTAGTTTGGTACTCGTCAACAACAGAAGCAAACAGACGCAACAAATTGAAATGCTCTCGGTCTCCTTCCTCGTGAGAGGCATTGAGAGCAATCGCTCTCAACCTTAAAACAATTTGTTATGCGCAAGGCTAGCGTTTCTTAATGGCCAATTGCTAACCACTCTAGTTAGCTTTGAAAAAGCAAAGACCTCCTCCTCCTACACATATTTATCGGTCAACCGGGGTTCACACCTCATAGCAAAGCAACATGATCCATGGTGACCTCGCCCGGAGGGTAGCAAACTAGCAATCACCAATTCACACAGCAAGTAATGCATCTGATGTCTTTTTAGTTGAACACCGTGCTTGTTTATAGTGCTGGATGGAAGGTGAACAGCAGATAGTAACCGGGGgaccaaaaaagaaaaaagaaaaaagaaaaaagttgCAGTGTTTGACAAGAGAAAATCTGAGGTCACATTCGGTAGAGGTGACGATTGCAATCAGCCACGAAACTAGTTAGGGGTATCCCTGCGTGTGCACGTTGTTGTCAAGCAGCACCTCTAGCCAAAATGTACAGAAATATCTGCCAAAAAAATGTACAGAAATAGGAAAGCCAAGTGGttgtcccaaacaagttggggtaggctagagttgaaatccaacagaagcaatcaaggttcaggcacgtgaatagctgtcttccaagcactcctatctaaggctaagtctttgggtatattccatcctttcaagtctccttttattgcctctacccaagtcaactttggtcttcctctgcctctcttcacgttactatcctgacttagaattccactacgcaccggtgcatctggaggtctccgttgcacatgtccaaaccatctcaaccggtgttggacaagctttcttcaattggtgctacccctaatctctcacgtatatcatcgttctgaactcgatcccttcttgtatgaccgcaaatccaacgcaacatacgcatttccgcgacacttagctgttgaatatgtcgtcttttcgtaggccaacattctgcaccatacaacatagcaggtctaatcgccgtcctataaaacttgccttttagcttctgtggtacccttttgtcacataggacaccagacgcttgccgccacttcatccaccctgctttgattctatggctaacatcttcatcaatgaAGAGGAAAAATTGCGTTTAAATCCTAAACTGCTAATCGCAATGAAGGTAAATTCGTAGTATCCTAAGTTCTCATTTCACTTGTTTTTGGAAGTTTAGTTTAATTTCTTCTTAACAATCGGATGGATCATAAAGAGAGATTTGTATGCTTCTAATAGAGATAATTTACTGAACCCTTAGCTCCTGAAGCCTGAATCAGGAATCAAAACAGTTTTTGACACTGAGGCCTCTGATTTTTATATGTTCTCCTGTTTTTTACTTTCAATACAAATACATCGATGGAATAAGGAAAAGTCACGAACGAAGAAAAACTAGGCACCTCTGATTTGTATATTTTCCTATATACTATAATGTGGCTACAAGCAGAGTGGCTCCAAAAAAAAGTGGTCCTTCATGCAGCCAGACTATACCCCAGCTTTCCAATGAGGTTGTATGTGTGGATCATGGGCTATCTTGTGCCACATTTAGGACCAGGAATGGCAAGCCACCTGGGCTGCATGTAATCACAACTTATCATTGCTTGCATCTGGTGGATTGGATTTTTTTGGATGGATGTTCTCCGAGGACCATAAGCGTGTGTTTTAGAAAATACTGATGTTAAAACGAGGCACCATAAGTAGAGTTATGTGATGTGACTATCTATAAGTAACAAACTATTTCAttgtcaaaattttagtacacAGCTACCATTTTTTAATGTATTAACTGTATGGTGTCGGAAAAAAATGCAGAATTCATCTATCCATCAAGTTGGGTTGGAGATCAGACTCTACTGTACAGAGAAGTGAAAAAGGCAGAATTGCAAAGATCACTAGACCCACCACCGCTGCCAAATGGAAAATCACCTCGGAACATCAGTGAACCTGTGGCAGCTTTTGGCCCCCCTGGATCCAGTGGGGAGCTCAATGTCAGTGTCATTGTCTCACCTGTACCACGAGACTTCTCGTAAGTTCACTCAATTTGTCACTTGCCGTTTGATCCTCGAAGATTATGTGAACAATCTATTTGATTTCCAATATATGCGAAACATGGGAGTGAAATCGTGCATCTCTCTCTTTAATACAAAGATACGCAGATCTCCTGCGTGtaaggaaaaaaaaaatcttgcatGTCTTATGTTAACAAGCCAGACCTAAGTTTGTTATTCTGAAAACCTAAGTATGCAGACTTACGGTTCCGGTAGCGATTTTTGACCAAATAATTATTCTGCAGTTCAATGCActgggtaaggcttgccactaacacctttccccagaccccgcacagagcgggtgCTCTTTGCACCGGGTACGCCCTTAATTATTCTGCAGTTCAATATGGTTTCCACTAATGGAGTAGTTTGAATTGTTTCGAACAGGATTGAGGCTTTTGGTAGTCCAAAAGATGTGGGGGAAGTGGTGCTCAGAAGGATTGCAACGACAAGGCGAAGCCCAGATATCAATGCTACTCTTATCGATGCCGTCTTGAGAGAAGATGCAGACAATGTGAAATACTACAAGCTGGAGTTCCGAGTTGAAAGCCCTTCTTTCCGACGACACAATGTTGCGGTCTGCTGTGCCAGGGACGGGAAGCTTTACACCATGAACGCACAAGCACCAGAATCGGCATGGAAAGCAGTTCAGAAGGAGTTCTTTGCAATGGCGGATTCCTTCAGCTTAGTGAACGATGCTTGATACAGTTAGGCACACGCAGTTTTGAACGCCTTAGCGTTTTCTCCAGTAGTTTGCAAGTTCTCAATAACGAGATGCCATGGTTTGGTTTAGAGAACTAGGACGAATGTATCATAATGTTTCTGTTATACATTACAATCATGTCTGAAGTTTTATCTTCTGCATGCATTGGATAGATAATCTAATCTTTATTTCATCGTGTTACTTCAAACTTCTGTCTGCGCTTATTTATCAGAGCAAGCGTACCTGAACAACCATTTTGCCGGATTTATATGATGTACTTGTCAGCAATCTCCATGAGAAGTTCTGACAGCTCCCTTGGTTTTGAGAGCATGGCCATATGATCAGCTCCCTGCAACCCCATCACCTCCGTGCCGGGGTTCCACGACGCCATCCGCCGCTGGAAGGCTGCTGGCACCGTCGCGTCGTCCTCGGCGACGACGCACACCCGCCTCACGGCGCCATACCGCTCCGCCGTCAGGACGTCCCCCTTCATCGTCGCGTCGTCTTGGAACCGCTGTGACGGCCTCACCATTGCCATTGCCAGGGTCAAGTCCTGCGTTGCGCCCACCAGAGGAAGCAGCACACGTCAGATAGTGACGTGTTTGTGTGGCTCAGGAACTGGTGGCCATTGCCACTTGTCAGTTATCACCTACCTCAGGGGGGCTGAGCTGGTACAATCTCTGCTTCAGGTACTGTGGCCCGAAACGAAATGTTTCCACGGGATTGCTGGGGGTCGCCGCCGGTTTCGAATTTGCAGTCCATGTAGCGATCAGCTGGGTGCTCTTGTTGCCAAACCTATAGTTCATCATCAGGACATCATGGTCAGAGTGAAATTCGACACCTTCTCGGCCTTTTCGACGAAACAATCGAACAACCCTCGGTCATGAATTTCCGTTCTGTTACCTGCTCGAGGACGAACGCCATCGGCTTCTCAGCGGCGGCATGGCGGGCCGCGACGAAGACGGCGACGGCGACCCTGTCCGGGTACCGCTCCATGGCTAGCGCGAGGTTCAGCCCGCCGAAGCTGTTGCCGACGAGGACCCGCCTTCTCATCGGGCGGCAGGCCGGCCACCGCGGCCAGGAGCGGCCGGCTGTACTCCTCGAAGGACGGCACCTCCTCGTTGCGCCCAGGGCTAGCGCCGCACGCGGGCCATGTCCAGCGCCGTCACGCGGTGGCCCGCGGATGACAGGAGGGTGCCACCTTGTACCAGCACCACGCGCCGTGGCAGGCGCCGTGCACCAGCACGAAGtggtgctgccgccgccgctgcttcgtgCCGCTCTCCATGGTCCTCTACTCCTCTGTCCTCTGCGGTTGGTGGGATCAGGGCGCAAGTACACTTTGATCGGAGGAGGAAGAGGCGAAACATCCCTCGTCTTGTAACCTGTGCCACGGAAAAAAGTCATGCTTGATGTACACCTTTTGTTTTTAAACTCAATGGTAGCAGCTCTCTTAGATTGATCATCAAGGCAGTATTTCCTTcatctctgaataaatcaatttttagaattaccttaattttttttttcaaatttaacCAAATAGAAAGATATAGCATGACATCAAATGAACAAATCATGTCGGCACTGCCTAGGCTACAGATTTCAGAATGACTTCCCTCCCAGCGCAGCTCGCTTCCCTGTCGCTCAAATTGCCAATCAAATTCCGAATTCTAGATGGCATGCATGAATTCAAAGGCTTCGGAGGTAGACCTGCCAACTGCCGTCGGTAGACCTAGGTACTTCTCTGCTAACTATGGATTAGGTATTCGTGTGATTAGGCTAATTATTAAGATCTTGATTAAGAATTGAGTCTATcatttggtatcaaagccgtTTAGCCTATCTGTGAACCCTAATTTTCAATCAAGTAATAATTAAGTTCAGATTATATCTCTATATGACGAATTCCATAATTAATTGCTTATGTTAAGCCCTAAATCCTTTGGATTAAGGGTAATTGTGCCTCTAttagtcaaaatttaaaaagtttACAAGCTAATTGTTGTTCTGGTTAGCCCAATTAGTATCTAGGGTTTCGCTTAGCACTGCGAATGTGTGGTCGCCATAATTGAAATCAAATTTGCAAACTAAGTCAATTCTTCTAAAATCTCGAAACCCTAGACATAAATCCCAAACTTCTTCCCCAAAATTAGAGAACCTTACAATCATGTCAGAAGTTTTCTTCTGGATGCATTGGATAGAGAATCTAATCTTATTTCATCGTGTTACTTCAAACTTCTGTCTCCATTTATTTATCTGAACAAGCGTACCTGAACAAACATTTTGGCCATAGGCATTTACATGATATATAAGTTTCAGATGTACTTGTCGGCTATCTCCATGAGAAGTTCTGACAGCTCCCTTGGCTTTGAGAGCATTGCCATATGATCAGCTCCCTGCAACCCCGTCACCTCCGTGCCGGGGTTCAGCGACGCCATCTGCCGCTGGAAGCCTGCCGGCAACGACGACGCGTCATCCTCGGCGACGACGCACACCCGTCTCACGGCGCCGTACCGCTCCGCCGTCAGGACGTCCCCGTTCATAGTCGCATCGTCTAGGAACCGCCGTGACGGCCTCAGTGTCGCCATTGCCAGGGTCAGGTCCTGCATTGCGCCACCAGAGGAAGCAGCACGATGGTGACCAGACCATCTGCAGGATGTGTCGTGTGTGTGTGGCTGAGGAACTAGTGGCCATTGTCACCTACCTCTGGGGGCTGAGCTGGTACAACCTGTGCTTCAGGTACTGTGGCCCGAACCGAAATGTCTCCACGGGATGCTGGGGGTCGCCTCTGGTTACGAATTCGCAGTCCATGTAGCGATCCGCTGGCTGCTCTTCTTGCGAAATCTAGAGTTCGTCAGGAAAACATGATTGTTATAGTGAAATTTGACGCCTTCTTGGCCTTTCTGACGAAACAATCGAACGACACACGGTCTCGGATTTCCGTTTTGTTACCTGCTCGAAGACGGACGTCATCGGCTTCCCAGCGGCGGGCATGCCAGCCGCGACGAAGACGGCGACGGCGACCCTGTCCCGGTACCACTCCATGGCGAGAGCGAGGCTCTTGCTGCCGAAGCTGTGGCCGACGAGGACCGCCTTCTACTCGGGCGCCAGGCCGGCCACCGCGGCAGGAGCGGCCGGCTGTACTCCTCGAAGGACGGCACCTCCTCGGACCGCCCGGGGCTGGCACCGCACGCGGCCATGTCCAGCGCCGTCACGCGGTGACCCACCGATGACAGGAGGGTGGCCACCTTGTACCAGCACCACGCGCCGTGGCAGACGCCATGCACCAGCACGAAGTGGTGCTgctgcttcttgccgctctccatGGTCGTCTTTGCTCTGAAGTTGGTGTGGTCAGGACTACTTGCTCGCAAGAAACACTTCgataggagaaggaagaggtgaaaCATCCTTGTCTTGTAACCAGGAGATATTATTGACAGAATTCTATATGTGCCACTGGAAAACGTCATGCTTGATGTACTCTAGTGACAAGCTATATCCAGCTGACTTTCCTCTAGTGAGCCGGTATACGTAGCATCAATGTCTCAATGATTGAACACCAGTTCACATATCAAGGGAGATTAAGCTAGACATTTTTTCTGATAAAGAAAGCAAAAATGGACTCCTTTGAAATTTAATTCACAAGATTCACACATAAAAAATACTTAGATCCAAATCCCGAGTACGAGCGTCTATCTAGGACAAAatgatggcaaaaaaaaaaagcttttGTAGCAGCATGAACAAGAGTTGATCGCTAATAATTCCCCAACTAGAGCAGTAATAATGGACGCTTGCTCTGTCAACAATACTTGTCAGCTACTTCCAAGATGAGTTGGGCGAGCTCCGGTGGCTTGGAGAACATGGGCATGTGATCAGCTCCGCCAATTGCCTTCACCTCAACGCCGGGGCCGCCGCCTCCCGCTGTTCCTCCGCCGTCCATGTCCTGTCTTCCTCGGCGACGACAAACACGCGGCTAACCGTGCCGTACCTGCTCTCCGTCAGAACGCTCTCCTCTGCCATGGCCTCGTCGACGAGGAACATCTGCGCCGGCCTGACCAGCGTCTTGGCAAGCGTCAGGTCCTGCAttgcgacgcgccggtcacaccaAGTGATTTGCCAAGATCTAGCTGTGTGAATTTGTGTTACCTCTGCAGGGCTGAGCTGGTACATCCTCTCCATTCCGGGCCAAGCAGGAATGTACGCTGGATTCTCCGATCCTCTCTCCACGACTCCAAATGTGCTGTCCAGGAAGGAATCCGGCGTAGAATCTGCTTTTCAGATGCTGAAATACATGGATTATCAAAGAACAAAGTACTTTCGATTATTTCTTGGTGATTCTATTTATAATATATTGTTCACAATATGGAATTCGTTGCATCTATGAGGTTTGGGCACTTGTATGAATCTGTTCCGAGACCGTTGACATGGGCCGGGCGACCGGGACCGGCATGGCACTGAGATGGGGTGTGTTTGGTTTAAGAAACGACCTGGTCCATCATCTTCTCACTCCTCACTTTTTGTATTTGGTTTATGGAATGGGATGAGTTCACCATCTCATTTCCCACgagctaataattagtatatgcACGAGAAATGTGTTTATTCTACCAAAATTTATGGAATGAACTCACGATACATCACCTCATAAAGCATGGGATGATTCTATAAATCAAACACACTAGAAGACGGCAACGGCGACCTTGCGCGGGAACCTCTCCATGGCGAGCGCGAGGTTGTGGCCGACGAGGACCAGCCTGTCACCGTCGGGGGCCGCGGGACCGCGTCCAGCAGCGGGCACGAGTAGTCCTCCAAGGAGCGCACCTCGTGCCAGCGTGCCGGGTTGGCGCCCCGACGCCACCAGGTCCAGCGCCGTCACGCGGTGGCCGGCGGATTCCAGCGCGGCGGCAACCTTGTACCAGCACCACGCGCCGTGACACAGGCCGTGTACCAGCACGAAGTGGTGGTGCCCCTCCTGCCTGCCACTGTCCATCTGTTCGGACATCGGAGAGGAGTTTCGGATAGACTACGTAGTACATAAAGTAGCAAAGGAACAGGCTAATTACTCGTCTATTCGCTAATTTTTTTTTGAGATTAGTAACAACGCAGACGCTCAACGCAATTACATAGTGAGGTCGTACCTCATCAGCAGGGCCGTCTTAGGGGGGTGGGCAATAGGTGCGACCG
Coding sequences within:
- the LOC136451067 gene encoding psbP domain-containing protein 7, chloroplastic-like: MATAAVARHHHHHHQHRQQRGAQRWQGRRVGSGIRCSSPAQEFASLAAVFRRRLVVGATTAAAAAVGANFGGVTSFLLSLSPELGRSLRLDVLYPVGGFTRCLDSDNGFEFIYPSSWVGDQTLLYREVKKAELQRSLDPPPLPNGKSPRNISEPVAAFGPPGSSGELNVSVIVSPVPRDFSIEAFGSPKDVGEVVLRRIATTRRSPDINATLIDAVLREDADNVKYYKLEFRVESPSFRRHNVAVCCARDGKLYTMNAQAPESAWKAVQKEFFAMADSFSLVNDA